From Pontibacter actiniarum, a single genomic window includes:
- the dtd gene encoding D-aminoacyl-tRNA deacylase: MRIVIQRVTQAAVEIEGTVKGQIGLGLLLLAGFTADDTEEDLKWMAGKVAGLRIFSDTEDKMNLSIKDVNGEVLVISQFTLYASTKKGNRPSYIYAAPPAVAVPLYERFVELMEQALGKPVQTGEFGADMKVSLRNDGPVTIVMDTKQKDLF; this comes from the coding sequence ATGCGAATTGTTATTCAGCGGGTAACACAGGCTGCAGTAGAGATTGAAGGCACGGTAAAAGGCCAGATCGGTCTGGGCTTGCTGCTGCTGGCAGGCTTTACCGCCGACGACACCGAAGAAGACCTGAAATGGATGGCCGGTAAAGTGGCAGGGCTGCGCATCTTCTCCGACACAGAAGATAAGATGAACCTAAGTATAAAAGATGTCAACGGCGAAGTGCTTGTCATCAGCCAGTTCACACTTTACGCCAGCACAAAGAAGGGCAACCGTCCCTCTTATATCTATGCGGCCCCTCCTGCCGTTGCTGTCCCCTTGTATGAGCGCTTTGTGGAACTGATGGAGCAGGCACTGGGAAAGCCGGTGCAGACCGGGGAGTTCGGAGCCGACATGAAGGTGTCGCTGCGGAACGACGGCCCCGTAACCATTGTGATGGACACCAAACAGAAAGACCTATTTTAG
- a CDS encoding ATP-grasp domain-containing protein: protein METQQIALITYKSTGNYTGVSEEENSKLLGLLQEKGLHVALEIWDDPAVDWAKYDLVVLKSPWDYFDKIEAFYTWLDKLEELGVRVLNPIRTVRWNADKRYLVELQEQGVKVVPSVWLEQGTQLDVAATLAQLQSERIIVKPAVSGGAKNTFALTRAEAGAKAESINELLQQESFLAQPFIPEIQTQGEWSFLFFNGAYSHTVLKTAKPGDFRVQHFFGGTVHTPEPPAHLLEAAHNLVDAYASGCLYARVDGVELNGELVLMELELIEPFLFMATSEGAFERYYEALLEQLQQPSASMA from the coding sequence ATGGAAACACAGCAAATAGCGCTCATCACATATAAAAGCACGGGCAACTACACAGGCGTATCCGAGGAAGAAAACAGTAAACTGCTGGGTTTGTTGCAGGAAAAAGGGCTGCATGTGGCGCTCGAAATCTGGGACGACCCGGCGGTGGACTGGGCGAAGTATGACCTGGTGGTGCTGAAGTCGCCCTGGGACTACTTCGATAAGATTGAAGCCTTTTATACCTGGCTGGATAAGCTGGAGGAGCTCGGCGTGCGGGTGCTAAATCCAATCCGGACAGTGCGCTGGAACGCCGATAAGCGTTACCTGGTGGAGCTGCAGGAGCAGGGGGTAAAGGTGGTGCCAAGCGTGTGGCTGGAGCAGGGAACGCAGCTGGATGTGGCGGCGACCCTCGCGCAGCTGCAGTCGGAGCGGATCATCGTGAAACCGGCCGTTAGCGGCGGAGCCAAAAATACCTTTGCCCTGACCCGTGCAGAGGCCGGGGCCAAAGCAGAAAGTATAAACGAGCTGTTGCAGCAGGAAAGCTTCCTGGCGCAGCCTTTCATCCCCGAGATACAGACCCAGGGAGAGTGGTCTTTCCTGTTCTTTAACGGAGCGTACAGCCACACCGTGCTTAAAACCGCCAAGCCCGGCGATTTCAGGGTGCAGCACTTCTTTGGCGGCACCGTGCACACGCCGGAGCCACCGGCACACCTGCTGGAGGCGGCCCACAACCTGGTAGACGCCTATGCCTCCGGCTGCCTCTACGCCCGCGTAGACGGTGTGGAGCTAAACGGAGAACTCGTGCTGATGGAGCTGGAGCTGATCGAGCCCTTCCTGTTTATGGCTACCAGCGAGGGGGCGTTTGAGCGCTACTACGAGGCGTTGTTAGAGCAGCTGCAGCAACCGTCAGCAAGTATGGCCTAG
- a CDS encoding nucleotide pyrophosphohydrolase, with translation MTIAEAQAIVDKWIKENGVRYFNELTNMAILTEEVGEVARIISRQYGEQSFKKSDEGKQLGDELADVLFVLICLANQTGVNLTEALEKNLHKKTERDSERHKQNEKLK, from the coding sequence ATGACCATAGCCGAAGCACAAGCCATTGTAGATAAGTGGATCAAAGAAAACGGGGTTCGCTACTTTAACGAACTAACGAACATGGCCATACTGACAGAAGAGGTGGGCGAGGTGGCCCGGATTATCTCGAGGCAGTACGGAGAGCAGTCGTTTAAGAAGAGCGATGAAGGCAAGCAGTTAGGCGACGAGCTGGCCGACGTACTGTTTGTGCTGATCTGCCTGGCCAACCAAACCGGCGTAAACCTGACGGAGGCGCTGGAGAAGAACCTGCACAAGAAAACCGAACGCGACAGCGAACGGCATAAGCAAAACGAGAAGCTGAAGTAA
- a CDS encoding universal stress protein encodes MFRILLPVDLTASSSNACDYAMHVAAAAPEAELLLLHCFSDYLLEPELENPFSDTGRSPLSPGSEEVTDRVLHRNQTDEHAGLDELYEELQAKANAHGQHVHLKRAFINGMPEDVIPEEIKRFKPDLLVMGTKGEDNFVRSFFGTVTTKMIDDAKVPLLTVPESYQGRSLRRILYATDFDKTDAQALASLQLLLRAFNPIIVCAHIGTDSSEEKDTRKLAQLEDRLNQELPNHALQFALLQGDDVAEALQEFVAREKVELIAVNNHQRSLLSSIFQPSLSKKLVLEMQVPMLIFHSPGKA; translated from the coding sequence ATGTTCAGAATACTCCTACCCGTAGATTTAACCGCCAGCTCCTCCAACGCCTGCGACTATGCCATGCACGTGGCCGCCGCCGCACCGGAAGCCGAGCTGCTGCTGCTCCACTGTTTCAGCGATTACCTGCTGGAGCCCGAGCTCGAGAACCCCTTCTCCGACACCGGCCGCAGCCCGCTTAGCCCCGGCTCCGAGGAGGTGACAGACCGCGTGCTGCATCGCAACCAGACAGACGAGCACGCCGGGCTGGACGAGCTGTACGAGGAGCTGCAGGCAAAAGCCAACGCGCACGGGCAGCATGTGCACCTGAAGCGGGCCTTTATCAACGGCATGCCGGAAGACGTTATTCCGGAGGAGATCAAACGCTTTAAGCCCGACCTGCTCGTGATGGGCACCAAAGGCGAGGACAACTTTGTCCGCTCCTTCTTCGGCACAGTTACCACCAAGATGATCGATGACGCTAAGGTGCCGCTGCTGACCGTGCCCGAGAGCTACCAGGGCCGCAGCCTCCGCCGCATCCTCTACGCCACCGACTTCGACAAAACCGACGCACAGGCGCTTGCCTCCCTACAGCTGCTCCTGCGGGCATTTAACCCGATTATTGTTTGCGCCCACATCGGCACCGACAGCTCCGAGGAAAAGGACACCCGAAAGCTGGCGCAACTGGAAGACAGGCTGAACCAGGAACTGCCCAACCACGCACTGCAGTTCGCATTGCTGCAGGGAGATGATGTGGCCGAGGCACTGCAGGAGTTTGTGGCCCGGGAGAAAGTGGAGCTGATCGCCGTTAACAACCACCAGCGCTCCCTGCTCAGCAGCATTTTCCAGCCAAGCCTCAGTAAAAAGCTCGTGCTGGAGATGCAGGTGCCGATGCTGATTTTCCACAGCCCTGGAAAGGCCTAG